The following coding sequences are from one Streptomyces sp. NBC_00536 window:
- the leuD gene encoding 3-isopropylmalate dehydratase small subunit yields MEAFTTHTGRAVPLRRSNVDTDQIIPAHWLKKITRDGFEDGLFEAWRKDPAFITNQPERAGATVLVAGPDFGTGSSREHAVWALQNFGFKTVISSRFADIFRGNSLKNGLLTVVLPQETVERLWKLTEADPTAEITVDLVAREVRAEGAVAEFELDDNARWRLLEGLDDISLTLQNEADIATYESVRPSFKPRTIQA; encoded by the coding sequence ATGGAAGCCTTCACCACCCACACCGGCCGGGCCGTGCCGCTGCGCCGCAGCAACGTCGACACCGACCAGATCATCCCGGCCCACTGGCTGAAGAAGATCACCCGTGACGGGTTCGAGGACGGCCTCTTCGAGGCCTGGCGCAAGGACCCGGCGTTCATCACGAACCAGCCGGAGCGCGCGGGCGCGACCGTCCTGGTCGCCGGTCCCGACTTCGGCACCGGTTCCTCGCGCGAGCACGCCGTCTGGGCCCTGCAGAACTTCGGCTTCAAGACCGTGATCTCTTCGCGCTTCGCCGACATCTTCCGCGGGAATTCCCTCAAGAACGGTCTGCTGACCGTCGTGCTGCCGCAGGAGACCGTCGAGCGGCTGTGGAAGCTGACCGAGGCCGACCCCACCGCCGAGATCACGGTGGACCTGGTCGCCCGGGAGGTCCGAGCCGAAGGCGCCGTGGCCGAGTTCGAACTCGACGACAATGCCCGTTGGCGTCTCCTGGAGGGGCTGGACGACATCTCGCTCACCCTTCAGAACGAAGCGGACATCGCCACCTACGAAAGCGTCCGACCGAGCTTCAAGCCGCGCACGATTCAGGCCTGA
- a CDS encoding HU family DNA-binding protein: MNKAQLVEAIADKVGGRQQAADAVDAVLDAIVRAVVAGDRVSVTGFGSFEKVDRPARYARNPQTGERVRVKKTSVPRFRAGQGFKDLVSGTKKLPKGGEVSVKKAPKGSLTGGASATVKKAAAKKATTAKKAAAKTAVAKKTTAKKTTATVVKKSAAKTTVAKKASPAAKKATTVKKAAATAKKATATAKKTAPAAKKATAATKAPAKKTATRKATAKKTTARKK; this comes from the coding sequence GTGAACAAGGCGCAGCTCGTAGAAGCGATTGCCGACAAGGTGGGCGGCCGCCAGCAGGCCGCGGACGCTGTCGACGCGGTACTCGACGCGATCGTCCGTGCGGTGGTCGCCGGCGACCGGGTCTCGGTCACGGGCTTCGGCTCGTTCGAGAAGGTCGACCGTCCGGCCCGCTACGCCCGTAACCCGCAGACGGGTGAGCGCGTCCGGGTCAAGAAGACCTCTGTTCCCCGCTTCCGCGCGGGTCAGGGCTTCAAGGACCTGGTCAGCGGCACCAAGAAGCTGCCCAAGGGCGGCGAGGTCTCGGTCAAGAAGGCGCCCAAGGGCAGCCTGACCGGCGGCGCTTCCGCGACGGTCAAGAAGGCCGCGGCCAAGAAGGCCACCACCGCCAAGAAGGCGGCGGCGAAGACCGCGGTGGCGAAGAAGACCACGGCGAAGAAGACCACCGCCACGGTGGTCAAGAAGTCGGCCGCGAAGACCACGGTCGCGAAGAAGGCCAGCCCGGCCGCGAAGAAGGCCACCACGGTCAAGAAGGCCGCGGCGACCGCCAAGAAGGCCACCGCCACGGCCAAGAAGACCGCCCCGGCGGCCAAGAAGGCCACCGCCGCGACGAAGGCTCCGGCGAAGAAGACGGCGACGCGCAAGGCCACCGCGAAGAAGACCACCGCCCGCAAGAAGTAA